The Lysobacter helvus nucleotide sequence GCAGGAAGATGCGGCTGCGGTCCAGTTCGATGGAGCGCAACGGCGACAGCGGCGAATCGCCGACCATGCCGAACACATCGCGCACCGTGCGCGGCCCGAACAGCGGCAGTTCGAGGTAACGCGAACGCTCCCAGCCCCACACGCCGAGCGTCTGGCCGAAGTCTTCGCTGCGATACGGGATCTTGGCCGCGGTGGCCGGATCGAAGATGCCGCCGAGGCCCAGCGTGGAATTGAGCACGAAGCGGCCGAGCGCCTGGCCGGCCTGCTTCGGCTTGCCCTGCAGCAGCGCATTGATCGCGCTCAGCGGCTGGGCGAGGTTGGCGAAGAAATTGCTGACGCCCAGGCGCACGGGGCGCGGCACGGCCGCGACGTACGTTTTCGCGAGCGGCTTGGCGATGCGCTTGTCCACGACTTCGTTGAAGCCGTGCATCTTGCGGTTGAAGGATTCCCACGGATCGTAGGATTCCGGCAGCTGCGCGGGCGTGGGCAACGTCGGGTCGTTGTACTGACCCTCGGAGCCGTAGATCGCTTCGTAATCCTGCTCGGCCTGCGTCTGTTCGGCGGCGGCCGGCGGCGCGACCTGCGGCGACGCTTCGACGGAAACGGCCGGTGCGGGCATCACCGTCGTGGCCGCTGCCGGTTGCGCGTCGGTGGATTGGGCGAACACCTGTCCCGCGCAGAGCGCAAGCGACAGCGTTACGGCCAGGCGCGTGAAAGAGGGGGGAGCCGTGCGTTCCATGCGAGGCAGTTTACCGGTCAGGCGGAGGCGAATCCGAGGCCCGCATCGAGCCGATAGGCGTCCCGGAGGGCAGAAAGCCCCGGCGGATCGCCGGTCACCACGACGCCGTTGCCGGCGCGGGCCGCGAGGGCGGCCAGGAGCGCGAGCCCCGCGCTGTCCACCGAGGTGGTGCCGCCAAGGTCGAAGCGGCGCACGCCGGACAGCTGGGCCAGCGCGCGCGCCCACAACGCAGCGACCGCCACGCGCGACAACGCACCGGTGAACACCAGTGCGTCGCCATCGCGCGCCACGCCGGCGCCGTTGTCGGCGGGGGTGCGCATTACTGCTTGGCGTCGGGCTGCACGCGGCCGGCGCGGAGGTCGGCTGCGACCTGCTTGATCGACTTGGTGCTCAGCGGCGCATCGAACTGGCTGCGGAAGGTCTGCACGAACGACACGCCTTCCACCATCACGTCAAACACCTGCCACTTCGTGCCGGTCTTGCGCATCAGGTAATCGACCGGCGTGGTCTGGCCGCCCGCGCGCAGGAACTCGCTGGACACCTTGACGATCGCGCCGTTGCGCAGCGGCGTCTCGGACTTCACGCGGACCTTCAGGCCCGTGTCGAAGTTGATCAGCGCCGAGCCGTAACGCGCCATCAGGCTGTCGGCGAGCGCGTCGGCGAAATCCTTGACGTCGGCATCCGACGCACCGCGGCCGTGGCGGCCGAGCACCAGGCGCGCCGCGTAGTCGCGGTCGAACATCTGGTTGAACTCGCTCGAGATGAACTTGTCGAGCGCGGCCGGGTTCTTCTTGAATTCGTCGCGGCGCTTTTCGAGCGTGGCGACGATGCGCGTGCTGTTGTCGAGCACCTGCGCGCTGGGCGTGTTGCGCAGCGTCGCACCGGCGACCGCGGCCTGGGCATGCGACAGCGACGGCACGGCGAGCACGAGCGTGGTCGCGATGGCGGCGGCGACGAGGGTCTGGTTGATCAAGCGGCGCGGGGACACGCGCGCGGCGGACTGGGATCGTTTCATCGCGTGGGTTCCGTGG carries:
- a CDS encoding MlaA family lipoprotein: MERTAPPSFTRLAVTLSLALCAGQVFAQSTDAQPAAATTVMPAPAVSVEASPQVAPPAAAEQTQAEQDYEAIYGSEGQYNDPTLPTPAQLPESYDPWESFNRKMHGFNEVVDKRIAKPLAKTYVAAVPRPVRLGVSNFFANLAQPLSAINALLQGKPKQAGQALGRFVLNSTLGLGGIFDPATAAKIPYRSEDFGQTLGVWGWERSRYLELPLFGPRTVRDVFGMVGDSPLSPLRSIELDRSRIFLQGLQLVDVRTQLLSLDSMREGATDDYSLLRDAWLQRRNYQIFGDRQQDSGELPDYLQDDQDNPIVPIDAIPVTPMDGG
- a CDS encoding MlaC/ttg2D family ABC transporter substrate-binding protein; protein product: MNQTLVAAAIATTLVLAVPSLSHAQAAVAGATLRNTPSAQVLDNSTRIVATLEKRRDEFKKNPAALDKFISSEFNQMFDRDYAARLVLGRHGRGASDADVKDFADALADSLMARYGSALINFDTGLKVRVKSETPLRNGAIVKVSSEFLRAGGQTTPVDYLMRKTGTKWQVFDVMVEGVSFVQTFRSQFDAPLSTKSIKQVAADLRAGRVQPDAKQ
- a CDS encoding STAS domain-containing protein; the protein is MRTPADNGAGVARDGDALVFTGALSRVAVAALWARALAQLSGVRRFDLGGTTSVDSAGLALLAALAARAGNGVVVTGDPPGLSALRDAYRLDAGLGFASA